In one Apteryx mantelli isolate bAptMan1 chromosome 33, bAptMan1.hap1, whole genome shotgun sequence genomic region, the following are encoded:
- the ATF1 gene encoding cyclic AMP-dependent transcription factor ATF-1 isoform X2, with the protein MRRLIMEEVHKSSSNSSVAASQTSAVQGTTLQAAQLSHIAQQMSLRGPAPLTVVQLPGEQVQVQGVIQTAQSSSVIHSPQVQTVQVSSLSESEDSQDSSDSIGSSQKARGILARRPSYRKILKDLSSEDTRDRKGDEESPGVSTVTSMSVPTPIYQTSTGQYIAIAANGLQLASPSADGVQGLQTLTMTNAGGAQPGATILQYAQTSDGQQILVPSNQVVVQTASGDMQTYQIRTTPTTTSLPQTVVMTSPVTLTSQTSKTDDPQLKREIRLMKNRLTTMCVSRYC; encoded by the exons ATGCGACGC TTGATTATGGAAGAGGTGCACAAGAGCAGCAGTAACAGTTCAGTGGCGGCTTCACAAACATCGGCTGTACAAGGTACAACACTACAGGCAGCTCAGCTCTCTCATATTGCTCAACAG ATGTCTCTAAGAGGTCCTGCTCCACTGACAGTTGTCCAGCTTCCTGGAGAACAAGTCCAGGTCCAGGGAGTCATTCAGACAGCTCAGTCCTCTTCTGTAATCCACTCACCCCAGGTGCAAACAGTGCAG GTATCGTCTTTGTCCGAGAGTGAAGATTCTCAGGATTCATCAGATAGCATAGGCTCCTCACAGAAAGCTCGAGGCATCTTAGCTCGTCGTCCGTCTTACCG aaaaatcTTGAAAGATCTTTCTTCTGAAGATACGCGGGATAGAAAAGGAGATGAGGAAAGTCCTGGTGTCTCTACTGTTACATCTATGTCTGTCCCCACACCTATCTACCAGACGAGCACTGGACAGTACA ttgCCATTGCCGCAAATGGATTGCAGCTGGCCAGTCCAAGCGCAGATGGTGTGCAGGGTCTGCAGACGTTAACGATGACAAACGCTGGTGGTGCTCAGCCTGGGGCAACAATCCTGCAATATGCACAAACATCAGATGGTCAACAGATACTCGTACCCAGCAACCAGGTGGTCGTGCAGA CCGCATCAGGAGACATGCAGACTTACCAGATCCGCACCACACCAACTACCACATCCCTTCCTCAGACTGTGGTTATGACATCTCCTGTCACTCTGACATCGCAGACCAGTAAGACAGATGATCCACAGTTGAAACGAGAAATAAGGCTGATGAAGAACAG ATTGACTACCATGTGTGTTAGC